A window of Cellulomonas fimi contains these coding sequences:
- the whiG gene encoding RNA polymerase sigma factor WhiG, producing MTSALDAAPSRLRFVGTAPAGVIPRPRTAEPAPVEDVDVASAPVVEPQIADAWDDYKATGSRAAREQLILHYAPLVSAVAGRVGMRLPSSVEQADLVSYGMFGLIDAIEKYETGRAVKFESYASSRIRGAIIDELRAMDWVPRSVRTKARSVDRAYAELEAKLHRAPTEAEVAAHLEIAVSELRQTFSQLSTVNIAALDELLGGGEDRQAGVSLGDTLGDERSEDPAGSLDAAETKFLLARAIEQLTERERMVVVLYYYEGMTLAEIGRVLGVTESRISQMHTAAMLRLRTRLVDAEQA from the coding sequence ATGACGAGTGCACTGGACGCCGCCCCGTCCCGCCTGCGGTTCGTCGGCACCGCGCCGGCGGGCGTGATCCCGCGCCCCCGCACCGCCGAGCCCGCTCCTGTCGAGGACGTCGACGTCGCGTCGGCCCCGGTCGTCGAGCCGCAGATCGCCGACGCGTGGGACGACTACAAGGCGACCGGGAGCCGCGCCGCCCGCGAGCAGCTGATCCTGCACTACGCACCGCTGGTGTCCGCCGTCGCCGGTCGGGTCGGCATGCGCCTGCCCAGCTCGGTCGAGCAGGCCGACCTCGTGTCCTACGGGATGTTCGGTCTCATCGACGCGATCGAGAAGTACGAGACCGGCCGTGCGGTGAAGTTCGAGTCGTACGCGTCCTCGCGGATCCGCGGCGCGATCATCGACGAGCTCCGTGCGATGGACTGGGTCCCGCGCTCGGTGCGGACCAAGGCGCGCTCCGTGGACCGTGCGTACGCCGAGCTCGAGGCGAAGCTGCACCGCGCGCCCACCGAGGCCGAGGTCGCGGCGCACCTGGAGATCGCCGTCTCCGAGCTGCGCCAGACGTTCTCCCAGCTCTCCACCGTCAACATCGCCGCGCTCGACGAGCTGCTCGGCGGCGGCGAGGACCGCCAGGCGGGCGTGAGCCTCGGTGACACGCTCGGCGACGAGCGCAGCGAGGACCCCGCGGGCTCGCTCGACGCGGCCGAGACCAAGTTCCTCCTGGCCCGGGCGATCGAGCAGCTCACGGAGCGTGAGCGCATGGTCGTCGTCCTCTACTACTACGAGGGCATGACGCTCGCCGAGATCGGGCGCGTGCTCGGCGTCACCGAGTCGCGCATCTCGCAGATGCACACCGCCGCGATGCTGCGCCTGCGCACGCGTCTCGTCGACGCCGAGCAGGCCTGA
- the dprA gene encoding DNA-processing protein DprA, whose amino-acid sequence MSAGPEERRARAAWSALVEPGDAVAGALVAALGPHEAWDRVERAIRAGRDARVGVDDVLGARGDLCSGVDDVPGAAGRAGVDRGEPTGGLAGEIDGGKGAGTSTRARLARALERWAPRAQTLDVARQLDVLAGLGGTFLVPGDDGWPTALDALGPTAPFGLWVRGTSDLAPAGSRSVAVVGARAATTYGERVAHDLASGLADRGVAVVSGGAFGIDAAAHRGALARAGCTVVVLAGGVDRAYPRGNARLLDAVVAEGGAVVSEVPVGSSPTRVRFLQRNRLIAGIGTATVVVEAAWRSGAISTAYHAAGLLRPVGVVPGPVTSVASAGCHRLLRSGVAVCVTDAAEVLELAGIAGPAPEPRAVPPGPGDGLPEHVRRVLDATSWRRALEPTALAAAAVVSVAEVHGALGLLELDGLVRREGAGWLRARR is encoded by the coding sequence ATGAGCGCCGGTCCGGAGGAGCGCCGCGCGCGGGCCGCGTGGAGCGCACTCGTCGAGCCGGGCGACGCGGTCGCCGGCGCACTCGTCGCGGCACTCGGACCGCACGAGGCATGGGATCGCGTGGAGCGTGCGATCCGCGCGGGCCGGGACGCTCGCGTCGGGGTCGACGACGTCCTCGGTGCGCGTGGTGACCTGTGCTCGGGCGTCGACGACGTCCCCGGTGCGGCAGGACGTGCCGGCGTCGACCGCGGCGAGCCCACCGGCGGGCTCGCCGGCGAGATCGACGGCGGGAAGGGCGCGGGCACGTCGACGCGGGCCCGGCTCGCGCGCGCGCTCGAACGCTGGGCGCCACGCGCGCAGACGCTGGACGTCGCGCGACAGCTCGACGTCCTGGCGGGCCTCGGGGGCACGTTCCTCGTGCCCGGCGACGACGGCTGGCCGACCGCGCTCGACGCGCTCGGGCCGACGGCGCCGTTCGGGCTGTGGGTGCGCGGGACGTCGGACCTCGCGCCGGCGGGTTCCCGCTCGGTCGCGGTGGTCGGCGCACGCGCCGCGACGACCTACGGGGAGCGCGTCGCGCACGACCTCGCGTCGGGCCTCGCCGACCGGGGCGTCGCCGTCGTGTCGGGCGGTGCCTTCGGGATCGACGCCGCGGCGCACCGCGGCGCCCTCGCACGGGCGGGCTGCACGGTCGTCGTCCTCGCGGGCGGCGTCGACCGCGCCTACCCCCGCGGCAACGCGCGCCTGCTCGACGCCGTCGTGGCGGAGGGCGGCGCGGTCGTGTCCGAGGTCCCTGTCGGGTCGTCGCCGACGCGGGTCCGGTTCCTGCAGCGCAACCGGCTCATCGCCGGGATCGGCACGGCGACCGTCGTCGTGGAGGCCGCGTGGCGCTCGGGGGCGATCAGCACCGCGTACCACGCGGCGGGACTGCTGCGGCCGGTGGGCGTCGTGCCCGGTCCGGTGACGTCGGTGGCGTCGGCCGGCTGCCACCGCCTGCTGCGGTCGGGGGTCGCGGTCTGCGTGACCGACGCCGCGGAGGTGCTCGAGCTCGCGGGGATCGCCGGCCCCGCACCCGAGCCGCGCGCGGTGCCCCCGGGGCCGGGGGACGGTCTGCCCGAGCACGTGCGACGGGTCCTGGACGCGACGTCGTGGCGTCGTGCTCTCGAGCCGACCGCGCTCGCGGCGGCCGCGGTCGTGAGCGTCGCGGAGGTGCACGGCGCGCTCGGGCTGCTCGAGCTCGACGGGCTCGTGCGGCGCGAGGGCGCGGGCTGGCTCCGGGCGCGGCGGTGA
- a CDS encoding YifB family Mg chelatase-like AAA ATPase, with protein MTLGRTLAVALVGLSAHVVDVEAHLAPSLPAFTLVGLPDASLAESRDRVRAAVTSSGLAWPNRRITVNLSPATLPKSGSAFDLAIAVATLAGAGTVDADRVRGVVHVGELGLDGRLRPVRGVLPAVAAAVAGGHPRVVVPVGNVDEARLVPGADVVGATTLAEVAAQYGADVEVPDLPPADGPPVPAGRAERRLDLADVLGQDDARHCLEVAAAGGHHLLMVGPPGTGKTMLAARLPGLLPDLDEHAAVEVTSVHSIAGTFDPGAGLLTRPPFEDPHHTATPASVVGGGSGFPRPGAASRAHRGVLFLDEAPEFTTAVLQTLRQPLEHGELVLHRAAGAARYPARFQLVLAANPCPCGRAVGKGLDCTCRSEQRRRYFARLSGPLLDRVDLQVELPPTRPGGVAGDPTRVVARRVAEARAAQAARLVGTPWRTNAEVPGTWLRERLRADRTVVADLDRAVERGTLSLRGVDRVIRVAWTLADLDGRPAPGRADVGRALLLRTRGHGA; from the coding sequence GTGACGCTCGGACGCACCCTGGCCGTCGCGCTCGTCGGGCTGTCCGCGCACGTCGTCGACGTCGAGGCCCACCTCGCGCCGTCGCTGCCCGCGTTCACGCTCGTCGGCCTGCCCGACGCGTCGCTCGCCGAGTCGCGCGACCGGGTCCGGGCGGCGGTCACGTCGAGCGGGCTCGCGTGGCCCAACCGGCGGATCACCGTGAACCTGTCGCCCGCGACGCTGCCGAAGTCCGGCTCCGCGTTCGACCTCGCGATCGCCGTCGCGACGCTCGCGGGCGCGGGGACCGTCGACGCCGACCGCGTGCGCGGCGTGGTCCACGTGGGCGAGCTTGGGCTGGACGGGCGCCTGCGACCCGTGCGCGGCGTGCTCCCCGCGGTGGCCGCCGCCGTCGCCGGCGGACACCCGCGGGTCGTCGTGCCGGTGGGGAACGTCGACGAGGCGCGACTCGTGCCCGGCGCGGACGTCGTGGGCGCGACGACACTGGCCGAGGTGGCGGCGCAGTACGGCGCGGACGTCGAGGTGCCGGACCTGCCGCCCGCGGACGGCCCCCCGGTCCCCGCGGGTCGCGCCGAGCGACGCCTCGACCTCGCCGACGTGCTCGGCCAGGACGACGCGCGCCACTGCCTCGAGGTCGCCGCGGCCGGCGGTCACCACCTGCTCATGGTCGGCCCGCCCGGCACCGGCAAGACGATGCTCGCGGCGCGCCTGCCCGGGCTGCTGCCCGACCTCGACGAGCACGCCGCCGTCGAGGTGACGTCCGTGCACTCGATCGCGGGCACCTTCGATCCCGGCGCGGGCCTGCTCACGAGGCCACCGTTCGAGGACCCGCACCACACGGCGACGCCCGCGAGCGTCGTCGGTGGAGGGTCGGGGTTCCCGCGGCCGGGTGCGGCCTCCCGCGCGCACCGTGGCGTCCTGTTCCTCGACGAGGCACCCGAGTTCACGACCGCGGTCCTCCAGACGCTGCGGCAGCCCTTGGAGCACGGCGAGCTCGTCCTGCACCGCGCCGCGGGTGCCGCCCGGTACCCGGCGCGGTTCCAGCTCGTGCTCGCGGCCAACCCGTGCCCGTGCGGGCGTGCGGTCGGCAAGGGTCTCGACTGCACGTGCCGCAGCGAGCAGCGCCGCCGCTACTTCGCGCGCCTCTCAGGCCCGCTCCTGGACCGCGTCGACCTGCAGGTCGAGCTCCCGCCGACCCGTCCGGGCGGCGTCGCGGGCGACCCGACCCGGGTCGTCGCTCGCCGGGTGGCCGAGGCGCGCGCCGCCCAGGCGGCGCGCCTCGTCGGCACGCCGTGGCGGACGAACGCCGAGGTGCCCGGCACGTGGCTGCGCGAACGGCTCCGCGCCGACCGCACGGTCGTCGCCGACCTCGACCGTGCGGTCGAGCGCGGCACGCTGAGCCTGCGCGGTGTCGACCGCGTGATCAGGGTCGCGTGGACGCTCGCCGACCTCGACGGCCGTCCGGCGCCCGGCCGGGCCGACGTCGGGCGTGCGCTGCTCCTGCGGACGCGCGGGCACGGCGCATGA